The Pan paniscus chromosome 1, NHGRI_mPanPan1-v2.0_pri, whole genome shotgun sequence genome has a segment encoding these proteins:
- the LOC100989504 gene encoding small ribosomal subunit protein uS9-like: protein MPSKGPLQSVQVFGRKKTATAVAHCKRGNGLIKVNGWPLEMIEPRMLQYKLLEPVLLLGKERFAGVDICVRMKGGGHVAQIYGIHQSISKALVAYYQKYVDEASKKEIKDILIQYDQTLLVADPRCCESKNFGGPGAHARYQKSYR, encoded by the coding sequence ATGCCGTCCAAGGGCCCGCTGCAGTCGGTGCAGGTCTTCGGACGCAAGAAGACAGCTACAGCTGTGGCGCACTGCAAACGCGGCAATGGTCTCATTAAGGTGAACGGGTGGCCCCTGGAGATGATTGAGCCGCGCATGCTACAATACAAGCTGCTGGAGCCAGTTCTGCTTCTCGGCAAGGAGCGGTTTGCTGGTGTGGACATCTGTGTCCGTATGAAGGGTGGTGGTCACGTGGCCCAGATTTATGGTATCCATCAGTCCATCTCCAAAGCCCTGGTGGCCTACTACCAGAAATATGTGGATGAGGCTTCCAAGAAGGAGATCAAAGACATCCTCATCCAGTATGACCAGACCCTGCTGGTAGCTGATCCTCGTTGCTGCGAGTCCAAAAATTTTGGAGGCCCTGGTGCCCATGCTCGCTACCAGAAATCCTACCGATAA